One window of Camelina sativa cultivar DH55 chromosome 4, Cs, whole genome shotgun sequence genomic DNA carries:
- the LOC104780985 gene encoding uncharacterized protein LOC104780985, with the protein MENSKVPPFLEPKRKKMPTLKQPVTQLPPRSVKRAFTKNKSDQVYAISNQLEMSPNSDSSPGNEYRALRRKYLMLEEDSFALERELKEAEDEVKALEDEKLELLDKLVVMEGLVDAP; encoded by the coding sequence ATGGAAAATTCGAAGGTTCCACCGTTTCTTGaaccaaagaggaagaagatgccTACTCTAAAACAACCCGTGACCCAATTGCCACCACGAAGCGTGAAAAGAGCTTTCACGAAGAACAAATCTGACCAGGTTTATGCAATTTCGAATCAACTAGAGATGTCTCCTAATTCAGATTCATCTCCAGGAAACGAGTACAGAGCACTGAGACGCAAGTATTTGATGCTGGAGGAAGATAGTTTCGCATTGGAGAGAGAATTAAAGGAAGCTGAGGATGAGGTTAAAGCACTTGAAGATGAGAAACTTGAGCTCTTGGACAAACTCGTTGTTATGGAAGGTTTAGTTGATGCTCCTTAG